The genomic stretch TCGCTTCTCATCTAGGTTGAGTAGCGTATATAGCCCAACCCCGGCCAAAATGGCTACCATTAGCTCCATTAAGATGAGAATCATTGAGGGAACACGGAACTTATTAAAAAATGGGAGGAGTTTGAAAAGCACGTCAAACAGATAGGGCCAATAGCTGCCAAAGCTCACCAGCAAGGCCAACAGCATGGTAGAGAGCAGAAATATTTTCACCTTTAAGTTTTCCCGATTAAAAAATGCTGCAACCATAAGGATAAGGAGCGTTAATCCAATGAAGTCGGAATGTTCGGTAAACGTGCGACCGCCCCAGTAGGTTTGACCACCAAATCCAAACCAGTCAGAGAAAAAGAGGGCTAAAAATTCATAGGGTGGGAAGGACCAACTCGTGGCATAACCATACTCTAGTCCCCCGCTAGCGCTTCCACCTCGAATTGTGTGAGCTACATATGCCAGGGAAGGGATGTAAAGGACTGCCGCCAAACCAATTCCCAGGATCAGACCTCCCAGAAAATATCCGACTGAGAGCTGAAAATTTTTCCAATTTTTCTCAACGGCCCTGAAAATTACTTCAATTACGACATACCAGCCCATAGCCATCCATCCATAATAGGCGACCTGAACGTGTCCCCTCTGAAGCTGGAAACCAGCCACAATGGCCAGGATTACCAAACCTTTCAAGTCGGGTTTGTCAAATATCCTTTTGGTAGCGTAAATCAACCAGGGTAGATAGGCAGCAGTCATCATCTGCGACCCATGACCAGCTGAGACCATAACGATAAAAAATGGGGTCAACATATAGGCAAATCCGCCAAGCAGAGCTGGCAAGAAACCCACTTTAAGACTCCTCAGCAATACATAGACACCCATGGCGGCCAAGAGATAATGGAACAGCATGCTCCACAGTGATGGCATGCCAATTTTATTAAAAAGACTCAATATTAAATTGGGGAAGTAGACCCACTTTGTATACATCATGCTGCTGAAAGCCGGCATACCCGAAAAAATGTAGGGTTGCCATAGAGGATACTCCCCCGTCTCAGTATGGTAAAGACTAAGTTGTCGTGTCATCCCTGAGGCTGCAGTAGTATCACCTCCACCAAAGATGTATCCTTTGAAAAAAACAGTTGAGAATAAGGCAAGCAGAATGAGAAGAAATATTCCTAATGCCTTGTTAATATCCTTGCGAATAAATTCTGAAAACATAGTGAGTCCTTGCGATACATCGGAATGGTTAAGGTTCATAGAAGGATAGGGAAACTCCAGTGCAAGAAGAGTCCATACCAAGCTTCATTTGCATCGAAGCTAAACCCATAATGGTTTATGGAAAATGATTTATCAGCTGAGAATCGGTCGACGCTTAATACTGGAGATTATTTTTGTATATTTAATCCCCATTACACCTCAATTATCATTAAAGTGATTAACAGTTCTGACACCAAAGCTAATTTGCCAACAAATAGTCTATTAAAACCATCATATCGGAAATACTAATGACGCCATCCCCGGATATATCCGCACATCTTTCATTAAAATCGTTGACTGGCCTTCCAATGATGTATTGGACAAGGGTGATTAAATCAGAAATGTCTGTAATTCCATCACCATTGGCATCTCCTCTCGTCAGGCAGGCGTTTGGGGACACATCAGCAACTATGATATCTGCTCCGTTGACCAGGTCACCATGATTCCCCCACGCGGACAGATCCTCTGCAACTTGATTGTCAAAGTTATAGTAAGCTGCCAAATCAGGTTCATCTCCAGTTAAAGTCTCAAACATATCATTTTGAATTTGTTCAGCTGATCTGGGGATTGACCATAGTTTCATTTCGTCGATATACCCATAGAAATATCCGGCTTCGTAAAGAACTGAATGGAAGTGCCGACCTATCTCCACCTGATCAATGCTATAATCAAAGTCACCCGTCTGACGATTCACATCAGCCGAAACCAATACTCCATCCAGGTATAGGTATAGGCTATCCAGGCCTACCACACCAGCATAGTGATGCCATTCTGCATAATCCCTTGCAGGATATTCAACAATATCGTTTGGTCCCTGGGTACTTCTGATATTAAACCGTATCATGTCACCGGCAGTGGGATTTTTGGCATTGAGTATTATGGATGCAGCACCAGTCTCTGTTGCGTAATCCCGCTGGGCAAAAAGCGTATTTTGTTGTTCCAAACCACCACCAGTTCCCAACATAGCTGCCCAGATTTCAATGGTAAATTCTGTTGTATATATAAGCGGGTTGGGGATACTCACATAATCATCCAGCCCATCTAGATAAAGACTATAGCCAAATTCGATATTATTTAATTCCATCTCAATGATGTGGGCATCATCCATGGGCATCCCATCATGTCCATTTTGAGTTAAATCGATCATCCCCTCCGATTCAAAGTCCCAATGTGCAAGCAGCGGAAGGTCTATGTATTGAATGAAGCCATGTTTTGCATCTAATATGTCAGGACGATTCAGTGCTCCCCCCCAGATACGAAGATCATCAATGAAACCATTAAAAAAACCCGCAAGATAACTGGATGAATGGTAATGGCGGCCGATCTCAATTAGCTCAATACTTTGATGAAAAATCCCTGACTGAGTGTTTTCCACAATATCAACCAATTCGCCATCAAAGTACAGAAACACACTATCTGTGCTCACAACACCTGCATAATGATGCCATTCTTCATAATCGCTGGCAGGATACTCCACAATATTATTTGGTCCATTTGTACTTCTGATATTAAACCGTATCATATCTCCTACAGTGGGGCTTACGGCATTCAGGATTATGGCTGATGTACCCGTTCCTGTTGAGTAATCCCGCTGAGTGAAAATAGTATGTTGTCCGTCCAGCCCACCTCCAATTCCATTGGTGTAAGCCCACCCCTCGATTGTAAATTCAGTCCCTTCAATAATTGTTGAGGGTAATGATACATAATCCCCGTCCCCATCGAGATGAAGCACATGATTTTGACCAAATAACCATACTGTGGTTATTAAATTTAGTAATACCCATATTGGAATCCGAGTTCTCATACATTTTCCCCGCAATTTGGTTGATCTGATACGATGGTCTAAACTTAACCTGCATTATTAGAGAATTAAGTACTCTTTTTTATAACAAAAATAATTCCTGAAATCGTGGTAAATGTTGGGCTTTTCCACTCGCTTTAGATTGCACATATTTTGGGTATCTGGTCACCACCTACGCAGGAATTATTTTTTAAGCGGAAATCCTCCGCTGTTCCCTTTTACCTTTTACCAGTGGTCAAGCCTTTTAGTTTAATTCGTCAGTATCACGCCGGTGATTTTCAACGTGGAGATTCAGAAAATGATATACATTCTGTATTCAAATGACTATGAACTGTTTCTCGGTGGGAACTACCTACCCGAAAACGAAGTTCTGATTCAGACAACAGAAAATGTACTCCGATCTTGTGACGAACTTGGTGTACCCATGACCCTCTTCTGTGATCTGACCTGCCTGTGGCGCTATCGTGAATTGGGTTATACTGAGTTTCCGCATTTGGTGGAAGAGCAACTGGTGCAGGCCATCAGGAGTGGCCATGACGTTCAGACCCACATCCATCCCCACTGGCTTGAAACTGAAATTTCATTTGGTAAGGATGGCAGTACAACTTTCGAAGTTGACCCTGTCAAATTTCTCATCGGGAACTGGTCTCCAGAGGATGGAAGCAGCTTACGTGATTTCTGTGTAGGTCTCTTAACAAAGGCAAAAAAGCACTTAGAGGATTTATTGATCCCTATTAACCCAAACTATGAGTGTCTGGCCTATAGAGCAGGTGGATATGGTGTCCAACCACATTCTGAGGATATTTTCAGCGCACTCAAACAAACAGGATATACTATTGACTCATCAATAGTTCCTGGAATGACCTATGAGACCGATGTGAATCGTATTGACTTCACCCAGGTACCATCACTTGGGAATTATTTTATTTCTCCCAGCACAGGTTTAGCTGAGGCTGCAGACAGCGGCGTGTTTGAGATTCCAGTATTAGCCCTTAGAAAGGGTGAAGCCAGATGGCATCTAGCTAAAGCGTTTTTTAGAAAAGTGATCGGGGCATTCCTTTTTCGCGAAAGACGTAAACGGTTGGGATATCCTATCCAGATGAGTAATACACCCGCGAAGAAAAACACTCTGGCCAAGCAACTCATGCAAGAGGTTAAAATCGTTAGAGATGGTTGGTATTTGCTGGAATTGGGAGAGGATCCCGATCTAATGGTGGATGTTGCTACCCAATACATCCAGCAATATCAAGAAAATAATTCGGACCTCTTTGTGTCCATTAGTTGCCATTCTAAATCAATGAATCCTAAAATACTAAGTGCATTTAAAACATTTCACCAGCAGATGGAACTCCGCTATGGCTCACAATTGAAAGCAATCACATTCCAGGAAGCTGGGAAGTATCTGAACCAGGAAAAGAAATAAGCTGTTATGAATCAGATCACTAAGCTCATCCCTCTATCTATTCGCAAATCCATTCGCCCGTTGTATAGTTCTTTACGGTCTATTGTGCGGAATCTACGCAGAGCCCGGATGGATGCATCATCGCTTGCCGATTTAAAATCCGACCTTGCTGCAGCACGATTTGGAGCAGGTGATATTTTAATGGTCCACTCAGCCATGTCACAAGTTGGCAATGTGGATGGTGGTGCAGGAACCATTATTAAAAGTTTTCTGGAAACCGTTGAACCTTCTGGCACCCTTTTGATGCCTGCATATGGATCAGCAGCTGACGTTGAAGAAGGCATGAAAACTGGGAGCATTATCGACCTGCGCACACAGAAATCACATATGGGAAAAATTACTGAAGTTTTCAGGACCTGGCCAGGTGTCATAAGAAGCTCTCACCCTTTTTCCTCAGTATGTGCAATCGGCAAGCAAATGGACTATATGCTTTCAGATCATTGGAAAGATCCAAATATCAGTCATACAGATTCACCCCTGGGGAGAATCGTTGAATTGGATGCCCAGATTGTTGGTATAGGGGTAACAATTGCAGTGGGTATGGCAGTTTCACATGTGATAGAGGATACTGATGAGACATTCCCAATTGAAGTCCACTCCCCTATTTTTGAAGCAAAATATATTGACTCAAATGGGGATTCGGTTAGGCGTGATATTACCCGATTTGATCCTGAGGTATCTAAAACACGTATTGGCAGTCCAAATACGGAGTGGATAAACGAAATGCTCACCCAACATTTTTCAGCAATTGGTCTTATGCGACAATTTAAATTTGGCAATGCAGCTTCATGGGTGATGCATGCAGCTCCTGTGTTTAAGGAGCTAGAAAGATTAGCCAAAAAAGGTATTACGATTTATCTCACAGAATCTCAATGGAAAGAGATGAATAGAGGGAATCCCTCTATTGACTCCTGGCAAGCTTAGGTTCGACGACTATCCTACCCTGAGTTGAGCTATACCAGTCCGCCGCTTAAATCTATAGATGACCCTGTTATATATTTTGTATTTCTCAGATACTCCACCGTTGAGAGAATATCCTGGGGTTCACATAAGAAGCCTGCTGGTATTTGAGCAGTAATTTTCTTCCTGTACTCTTCCGGGACAGTATTGATCATACCGAGTTCTGAATAACCCAAATTTATGTTATTGATGGTTACATTGAGCGAAGCATTCTCAATAGCCAAAGATTTTGTCATACCCCAAAGGGCGGATTTGGATGCAGAATACGCACTGATACCAGGGGTAGGTTTAACGGCCACCACGGATGAAAAGTTAATCACCCTACCATATTTTTGATCACGCATTAGGGGCAACAAAGCCCTTATAAAGTGGTAGCTGCCAAACAAATTGGTCTCTACCACCTTTTTCCATTCATCAGGATCACTTTTATGTGTGTAAGCGTTGTATGAAATTCCTGCACAATTAATCAGGGTGAGGTGATTGGCAGACTCTGCTATTTTTTCAACAAATTCAACTACCTGAGTAGAATCGCAGACATCAATTCGAACAAAATTGTCCACACGATGTTGAGGTACAGTACTAAGGTATGTTCCAATAATTGGCTCATCTCCCCTGTCCAGATATGTCTCAAGCAAGTATTTGCCTATCCCCTTTGATGCCCCGGTAATAATAATCATGCGATATCTTTCGTTTTTATATTTATGACCAGCGTAATATTGAAGCGCCATAGGTCCAACCAGAACCAACAGCAGCAAATAGTAAGGTACTTCCACCATGGAGCTTGCCACTACGATTTGATTCATCCAGAAGAATGGGAATCGTACCACCACTTGTGTTGGCGTATTTATCCATGTTGGTCAAAACCTTTTCCCAGGGAAGTTTTAAAATTTCTGCAGTTTTTTGCAAGATTTTAATTGAGGGTTGATGTGGAATCATATAGTCGATATCATCAATGGTAAGTCCGGTATCCGCAAGCACCTGATTGATGGCAATTGGCAGAACCTTGGTGCCCGTATTGTATACCTCGCGGCCGTTCATCTGGAAATAATGCAGCCCTTGCTCCACACTTTCGTGAGTGGATGGTATTTCTGATCCTCCTGCAGGAATCGTATAGTTCCATTTTCCCCTGCCATCAGTATACAGTCGAAATGCCAGGAAGCCTTCATCCACATCTCCATGAGAAAAAATTGCTGCTCCAGCACCGTCACCAAAAAAAACAGCATCGCGCCTGGTCCAGTCCGTAATTCTGGAGAAGGTATCTGCACCGATAACCAGAACATTATCATAAACACTTGTGGCGATATATTGGGAGGCAACTGACATTGCATATAAGAAACCACTGCACACTGCGGAAATATCAAATGCAACGGCATTATAGGCCTGTATCTTATCCTGCACGATGGCTGCAGTTGATGGAGCAAGTCGATCTGGTGTCGCTGTTGCAACGATGATTAAATCTATGTCCGTTACCTTAAGACCAGCATTTTCAATGGCATTGAGGGCGGCTTTTGAGGCCAAATCACTGGTTGCCTGATTTTCTGCTGCGATCCGTCTTTCTTTAATGCCCAGATTCTCATATATCCATGCAGCATTGGTGTCTATTTTGGATTCCAGATACTCGTTGGTAATTATTTTTTCAGGGAGATATGACCCGGTACCAGTAATTTTTACGGCTCTAACGAATTGTTTCATTTATTTAAAAATATTCCTCTACTCATATCAAAAATGTGAAAAACCGGCCATATCAATTCGCCTATTTTTCAAGCACTGAAGACAAAACCTGTTTGAAAGTGTCATAGATATCTTTTTTGACCTCGGGCAACTTTAGAGCGATGGTCTTGGATAGCGCAGTGCGTTGTTTCCAGAGCTCATCAAATTTTTGTTGGAGGGAGTCCAGCTCAAGTTTATCGACGGGCATATCCCATTCCTCCATACCAAACAGTCCCAGAACACCTCGATATTTATGATGCCAACCAATGGAGATCGTTGGTTTCTCAAGTGAGAGTGCTGCAATGACAGTATGATATCTGGAGGCAACCACCACACTGGATTGCGCTACAACCCCCTTTATTTGCATGGCAGTTAGACCTGTGGGATCGATAAGTATGCATTTCTCACTGGCAACCAGATCGTTAATTTTTTGTGCGATCCTTAAATCATTATCTTCAGGTACAATGGCATTTGGCAACAGGGTAACGCTGATTTCATATGTGTCTATTACCTGCTTGATAAATTTTGAAATAATGTCCAGGTAGGATTGTTCATCAGTTGCTCTACTGGTAGCTTGATGACTCACCGAGACCAGCACATTGCCCTTTGATGTACCAGAGAATAGTGGTGGAATCTCTTCGAAAGGGAGTAAAAATGCTGTATCTGCTGTGAGGTATACATCTGTCACAACGCCAATCTTTTTCAGTTCATTGAAGGACTTCTCATCGCGTGTCATGACTTTGTTAACACAATGCTTCAGGTAGAAGTATGCAAGTCGTCTATTCCACTTCAAATTAAAGGGTCCCAGCGCAGCTGTTGCTTTAACCACTGGAATGCCATAAATCTTTCCCAGGAGCAATCTCAGGCCTTCTCTGAAACGATTGATTAAGGTATTCTTTCCCAGGAAATCTGTAAACATGATTCCCCAGACATCTACTATGACATCGGCATCTTTAAGGGCCAAATGGGATTTTTTATAGGCGGTAAATGGGAAAAATCTAATTATTCTGTAGAACAATCCACCAAGAGCGAGAAAGTTTTCTTCCAGGGGAAGTACGTCTGCCCCATAGAGGTGCTGTTCTTGTTGGTCTTTTGCATATTCTCCAGCCTGGGTGAAATATTTAAATTCCACATCCTCACGGTAGTTTCGAATGGCCTTTTCAGTACTCACATAAAGTGATGGACCACCCAAATTGGAATTTAATCTAGCTCCCATTATCACAACTTTTAAAGTCACGATACGCTCCCTTTTCAAACTTTTATAAAAGATTTCCTAATTTAAGTAACACCCTTCGACTGAACTGCACCAGTGGAAGGAATTTAAGCGTCGTTCTATTCTTTGGGATAAAACTCATAATGTGAAAACCAAGGTTCCACATATAGCGAAAGTGGGTGGTCTGTTCTTTCCCGATGTAGTGAGGGGTGGCTTTCCCGAGAAAGTTGAGTGCCTTTAACCGGGATTGAGCCCCATTTTTAAAATCCACATTCTGACTTCTGGCGACTTCCTCTGGATCGGCTTCTTCCAGGGCAATTGCACCCATTTTTACGGCAAGCTTCAACAATTCGTCCCCGATTTTATTCCTTACCACCAGCATGGATTTGCCCACTTTTTCTTTGGCAATAAATTTTTTATTCCAGGGGTCAGCAAAAGAAATGTCTGCTAATTCGGCTGTGAGATCATTACAGGTAAAGCAGCGGGGTAATTGAAAATCATAGTGAAAAGCAGAGGAAAATACAGCACGTCGCTTTTTATCTTTTTCAGTGGTTCCTCTTTTGATGGTTTTCTTCTCGCCGTTTTTCATTTTCAAAGAAAACATCCCTGGCCATCCCATGCCCCGATAACGCAATTGGGAGACATCCTCAGGATTTATTTCATTCTTTTTTAAGAAATATTCAGTGCCATGAAAGGAATTGGTATTTGCGCAGTATAAGCCAAAATGATAGAGAATTTTGCTTTTGAGGCGTGGGTTGATTTTCTCAAGTTTTCGCACGCCGTGCAGGTGACAGGGTAGTCCTACTACGGCATATCGACCTTCTGAATTCGCGATCTCTGTGAGGGCATCACCCAGGTGGGCCGGGCAATATTTAGAACCTGCCGCCGCTCTAACTTCTTCACTGGTTCTAGCGATAACCCCGCGTGGCTCTAAACCAGTATCCATGGTAATTACGGCCACACCCTCAATGAGCTTCTGTTCCAGGGCAAAAATAAGCAGAGATGTGACAACACCGCCAGAGCTGGATGTAAATCTTACGTCATGATCCATGGCATGGGAGTAATAACATTTGTCATAATTCCCAAGAATGGGTGAATGTTTGGTGCCCTCAATAAATTTCTGGGATAGTTTAGTAAAATTAACCTCTACTCCAGGGCATACGATAACACATTTACCAACTTTTGATTCCTCGCAAAAATCACAAATGGACTCGTCAATAATTGGTATAAACATCCCACTTTTTTTATCGTTGACAATTGTGATTGCATCCACATGGCAGGAAGGTTGGCAAATGCCGCAACTCATGCATAAATCAGAGCTAACTACAGTGGTGACAGTACGATGATCCCTGAGCATAATTATCAGGTACTTTTCGGGATATTTGATCCCCTCGCGAAGGTGAAGATAAAGGGTAGCATCAGTAAATAATATACAGCCATAACAAGGGCATAAATATTAATAAAGGTGGAAAATGCAAGGTCAAAGTAGTCAACCATTCCCAGAGAGATGACGGTCAAAGTTAAAAATCCAACCTGCCAGGCCAGAGATATGTACTGCTTATTGAATATATTATTGATAGCGCTTAATGGGGAAACCACAAATTTTGCTGCCATCATAGGAATCAGGTACCTGGCATACAATCCAGCCTGTGCCCAATTTTGGCCAAACACGATTACAAACAAATCCTGAATGATGAAATGCAGGAATCCAAATCCTACAATACTGAGCAAGGATAATTTCCAGAAGGTTGATTTTAGTGTTTTTTGAGCGCTGCCTGTTTCATTCTTCTCGCTAGTGGCCTCCTGGAAAAACACCTGACCGATTGAATTGCCCAGAAAACTCATGGGTAGGATCAGGATGCGATTGGCAAAAGAATAATACCCAAGCAAAGCTATGGAGAATATTGATGAAATTGAAATATTCAGCACATTTTGAGTCAACGTGTTTGAAAGGACGGCGGCCACTGAAAACTGAGGGAATCGTTTATATCTTTTTAGCAATATTTTTGTTGAACTCAGCGCTGGGAAAGAGAGCCGAAGCATGCGTCCCCTGAGATTGGTGAATAGCGCTACAATTTGAGTCAGGCTTCCCAGTATTTGGCCAAGAATTAGGCCCAACGCATCGCCCTTCAAGGTACCTGCAATCAGCTGAACACTACCATTGACCATTGATTTAATAACTGAGACTTTTGATAGAAGGGAAAACGCATTAAGTCGGGTGGCCAGGATGTTTAAGATATTAAATGTTGCCAGAATAAAGGTCAGAAGTGGCGTAAAATAGATATAGGTAGTCAATGCCTGATTGTTAATGGTATTCATTATTATAGGATGAAAGAGAATAATAGCCAGTAGCATAAGGACACTACTAATCGCCGCTAATGTCCATGATATAACAGTCAGATGCATGGCCTCTTCATCTGTATCGGGCAACATTATGGCTTGCTCATATCTGCCGCTAGATATGACAGATATCAAGGTTGCAATAGAAAGGAAAAGTGCCAGAATACCGAAATCTTCAGGGCTGTATATCCGGGTTAAAATAGGGCTGATTAAAAGTGGGATTGCTTGCCCGATACTGACCCCAGTTGCAAGGGTCAGGACATTTTTGTTAAAACTTGATTTCACGCCTGTTTCCTCGACAGTTCTCTTTGAATGGTCCTTTGCATATTCAGAGAAATCTCATCCCAACTATTTCCCCTGGCCAAATCTAGCGATAGTTCTGGTTGATGGTTCTCAGAGGCAGATCGTATCTGCGAAACAAATTCAGCATGTGATCTCCCTACAAAGATGATCTCACGTAAGGCCTCAATTGTGGATGAATAATTCATGGAAACCACTGCTTTTCCAGCAGCACTGTACTCATAAAGTTTATTCGGATTCAACGGTCTGGTTAATTCATCAACCACAAATGGGATGAGGGCAATATTAAATGTCTGTACATAGGCGGGTAAATCCTGATAACTGACCTTCCCCAGATAGGATAGGTTGTCCAGTCCTTTAAATGCTGGCTGATTTTCAAACCATCCCGGTCGGATTTCAGGCCCAATGAGGATAATTTCATGATCGGTATATGCTCTGCAAACCTCTCGAATTAATTCCGAGTCCAGCCAATCCATGGCTCCGGCATACCCAAGAATGGGTTTGGTAATACTTTTGAGGCGATCTGGTCGAGGTTGCAATGTAGAGAAATGCTCAAAGTCCACCCCATTCCCCAGCAAGTGAATATTTTGGGCTCCCAAACTCTCAATGCTATTACTGATTTCGGGACTCACAGAGAAGCAGAGATCAGCTACACTAAGATAGGTCTTCAGATATTCTTCTAACCAGCTTGGATTTCCTGGGAAATCAAGATGGGCATCATTGGCATCATAGAAATGCAGAGTTGCTCTTTGCCTGGCTGCAACCTTACCCCAGAAAACAGAACTGAGACCAATGACGCGGTTACGGCCAGAGAATCCCAGTAAGCCTGAGATGAACTTAAAATAGAGAGCTCCTGCTATCCCGAATACCCACCGCACAGGTCTGAAATTTAAAAGACTTGATATAAGGGGTTGAGGAATGGTTTTTAAAAATGGTACGGTTATTACAGTAATGTTTCCATGTCGTTTGGGAAACCAGTGTTGACGCTTCCCTAAAACGAAGGGTTCAATGAACAGAATTTTTATATCCGCAGGGAAACGATTTAGAATCTGTTGTTTCCTGGTGACCAGATAGTCCCACTTGATTTCAGAGAACCAGATCAAGCGTTTCATGGGAGCATCAACTTTCTGCACTGGTACTGTTTCCATTAGCTGTTCGATTTTTTAGATAAATGAACGCATATTTAAAGCTGAGAAGAATTTGAGAGACTAGGATCGTAGCCCACTGGTACCATTTTGCATGCGTAGCAATAATTCTTAATAAACCATCAAGTTTTCTTTTCAATTTAGAGAATGCAAATTCACCACCGATAGATGCTGAAACCTTATGATATATTTTGCTCTCAGGTACAAACAATAGCTCATATCCGGCTGCTCTGGTTCGCAGTGAAAGATCCACGTCCTCCCCATACATCTTGAATGATAGATCAAATCCACCCAGTTCAACAGCTAATTTGGTTGGCATCATCAGACAGCAACCCGTGATGTAATCTGTTATCTTAGGATTACCCTCAAGAGTTGACACATTTTTTCTAATATATCGATGCTCTACAACTCCCGTCCACAAGTTGATGTTTCCCCCACCATACCAAATGATATCTGGTACCGCAGAATAGCACATAAGCGGTGCCACCATACCAACTGCTTTTGAATAATCAAATCCTGCCAGCAACGGTTCAAGAAAATCGGGTTCCACCGTCGTGTCATTATTCAAAAAGATGACGTACTCAAAACCATGTTTTTGAGCCCATTCAAGGCCAGCATTATTTCCGCCTCCATAGAACAAATTTGACTCAAGCTCAATGATTTTAACGTCACTAAACTGCTTCTGAATGCGTGGGACTGAATCATCAGTGGATCCATTGTCAATAACGACGATTTCAGCATTGGAATAGGTCACCTTTTGTAGTGATTGAACACACCCTATGGTGTCATCTGCCCCATTCCAATTCAGGACGAGAATACAAATCCTTGGTTCAGGCATTTTGTAGATCCTGTATTAGCCGAGAACAAAAACTTTGAGTAGAATATTGAGATTTTGTGGCTTTGATATTTTCAGTCATTCTATCCTGATCCTCCTGAAGGAAAAATCTCAAAATAGTCTGGCCCAGAGCTTCAGGATTCTCTGGTTCCACCAGATATCCTGTCTCTCCCTCCTGTATATATTCTCCCAACCCTCCAACTTTTGTGGCGATGACGGGGCGATCCATCTGGAGCGCGATTCCAACAATTCCACTTTGGGTTGCAGAACGATATGGTAAAACCAGGACATCAGCTGCTGTGAAATAAAGTGGAAGCTCACTATCGGAAATAAATTCATTGCGAAATATGGTATATGATGAAATCCCCTCAGATTTAATCAGGTCCACATATTTTTGTGAATCCTCATAGGCTTCACCTAGAATGAGAGCGGTATAATCATCAAATTCGTGTTTAATGGCCCCCAGGGCTTTTATCATTATATCCAGGCCCTTATAGGGACGGATGAGACCAAAGTAGAGCACGATGGGATGTTGGGGCAAGTTTAGTTTTGCCCTTGCTTCAGCTTTGGTATGGCTGGATCGATATATTTCATAGAGGGGATGAAAGAGGGTCGATGTCTTCATTCCCGGATGATGTGTCTGGACATCCTGTGAAACCGATTTGGACATGGTGATTACATGGTCTACCCGGCCTAAAATTCTGCAGGCCATCCAAGAATCCAGAAAGGATTCCTCGTGGGGAACCAAATTGTCGATAAGAACGGCAACTTTAATAGATTTTTTGCGCAACTTTCCTGCGATGTAGCCAATGAGGGGGGCAAAAAACGGATTCCAGTAGCGGAAGATCGCCCATTCAGAATCGAATTCCCTTATCTGCTTAACTGCCTTAATCCAAGTAAGCGGGTTA from Candidatus Neomarinimicrobiota bacterium encodes the following:
- a CDS encoding glycosyltransferase codes for the protein MQKVDAPMKRLIWFSEIKWDYLVTRKQQILNRFPADIKILFIEPFVLGKRQHWFPKRHGNITVITVPFLKTIPQPLISSLLNFRPVRWVFGIAGALYFKFISGLLGFSGRNRVIGLSSVFWGKVAARQRATLHFYDANDAHLDFPGNPSWLEEYLKTYLSVADLCFSVSPEISNSIESLGAQNIHLLGNGVDFEHFSTLQPRPDRLKSITKPILGYAGAMDWLDSELIREVCRAYTDHEIILIGPEIRPGWFENQPAFKGLDNLSYLGKVSYQDLPAYVQTFNIALIPFVVDELTRPLNPNKLYEYSAAGKAVVSMNYSSTIEALREIIFVGRSHAEFVSQIRSASENHQPELSLDLARGNSWDEISLNMQRTIQRELSRKQA
- a CDS encoding glycosyltransferase yields the protein MSKDHQVQFINFKRQYPSILFPGKTEYKIGDRASDFQSKRIIDSINPLTWIKAVKQIREFDSEWAIFRYWNPFFAPLIGYIAGKLRKKSIKVAVLIDNLVPHEESFLDSWMACRILGRVDHVITMSKSVSQDVQTHHPGMKTSTLFHPLYEIYRSSHTKAEARAKLNLPQHPIVLYFGLIRPYKGLDIMIKALGAIKHEFDDYTALILGEAYEDSQKYVDLIKSEGISSYTIFRNEFISDSELPLYFTAADVLVLPYRSATQSGIVGIALQMDRPVIATKVGGLGEYIQEGETGYLVEPENPEALGQTILRFFLQEDQDRMTENIKATKSQYSTQSFCSRLIQDLQNA
- a CDS encoding glycosyltransferase family 2 protein codes for the protein MPEPRICILVLNWNGADDTIGCVQSLQKVTYSNAEIVVIDNGSTDDSVPRIQKQFSDVKIIELESNLFYGGGNNAGLEWAQKHGFEYVIFLNNDTTVEPDFLEPLLAGFDYSKAVGMVAPLMCYSAVPDIIWYGGGNINLWTGVVEHRYIRKNVSTLEGNPKITDYITGCCLMMPTKLAVELGGFDLSFKMYGEDVDLSLRTRAAGYELLFVPESKIYHKVSASIGGEFAFSKLKRKLDGLLRIIATHAKWYQWATILVSQILLSFKYAFIYLKNRTANGNSTSAES
- a CDS encoding oligosaccharide flippase family protein, producing MKSSFNKNVLTLATGVSIGQAIPLLISPILTRIYSPEDFGILALFLSIATLISVISSGRYEQAIMLPDTDEEAMHLTVISWTLAAISSVLMLLAIILFHPIIMNTINNQALTTYIYFTPLLTFILATFNILNILATRLNAFSLLSKVSVIKSMVNGSVQLIAGTLKGDALGLILGQILGSLTQIVALFTNLRGRMLRLSFPALSSTKILLKRYKRFPQFSVAAVLSNTLTQNVLNISISSIFSIALLGYYSFANRILILPMSFLGNSIGQVFFQEATSEKNETGSAQKTLKSTFWKLSLLSIVGFGFLHFIIQDLFVIVFGQNWAQAGLYARYLIPMMAAKFVVSPLSAINNIFNKQYISLAWQVGFLTLTVISLGMVDYFDLAFSTFINIYALVMAVYYLLMLPFIFTFARGSNIPKST